One part of the Niveispirillum cyanobacteriorum genome encodes these proteins:
- a CDS encoding TRAP transporter substrate-binding protein encodes MLTSSDTHPSDYPTVQAVNEMGRLLSERTEGRLGIHVYAGGQLGAERDTLEITTFGGLDMNRVNLAPLTAIEPMTVIPSLPFLFRSTAHMRAALDGAVGQAVLDSLRPHGMVGLCFYDSGERSFYNTKRPVQTPEDLKGLKIRVQNSDLFVAMIKALGADATPMDAGEVYQALVQGVIDGAENNQPSYFTGRHFEAAPFYSLTRHVMAPEILVMSMARWEKLSPADRELVQETARLSVPFMRGLWDRRVMEATEKLLASGVKVNEVTDIAAFSDLMRPVWDRFITTPEQKRLVAAIEAMDDAAGTGEGTP; translated from the coding sequence ATGCTGACTTCCAGCGATACGCATCCGTCTGATTATCCCACAGTTCAGGCCGTCAATGAGATGGGGCGGCTTCTATCGGAACGGACAGAGGGGCGCCTTGGCATCCATGTCTATGCCGGCGGGCAGTTGGGGGCCGAGCGGGACACGCTGGAGATCACCACCTTCGGCGGGCTGGACATGAACCGGGTCAATCTGGCCCCGCTGACCGCCATTGAGCCGATGACAGTGATCCCGTCACTGCCCTTCCTGTTCCGGTCCACGGCCCATATGCGGGCCGCCTTGGACGGGGCGGTGGGACAGGCTGTGCTGGACAGCCTGCGGCCCCATGGCATGGTGGGCCTGTGTTTCTATGACAGCGGCGAACGCAGCTTTTACAATACCAAGCGGCCCGTTCAGACCCCGGAAGATCTGAAAGGTCTGAAGATACGGGTGCAGAACTCCGACTTGTTCGTGGCCATGATCAAGGCGCTGGGGGCCGATGCCACGCCTATGGATGCAGGCGAGGTCTATCAGGCCCTGGTGCAAGGTGTGATTGACGGGGCGGAGAATAACCAGCCCTCCTACTTCACAGGCCGGCATTTCGAAGCGGCCCCCTTCTACAGCCTGACTCGGCATGTCATGGCGCCAGAGATCCTCGTCATGTCCATGGCACGGTGGGAGAAACTGTCGCCCGCGGACCGTGAACTGGTGCAGGAAACGGCGCGGCTGTCTGTGCCTTTCATGCGGGGCCTTTGGGACCGCCGCGTGATGGAGGCCACCGAAAAGCTGCTGGCCAGTGGGGTGAAGGTCAATGAGGTAACCGATATCGCCGCCTTTTCCGATCTGATGCGACCGGTCTGGGACCGGTTCATCACGACGCCCGAACAGAAGCGTCTGGTCGCCGCGATTGAGGCAATGGATGACGCGGCCGGCACAGGGGAGGGCACACCATGA
- a CDS encoding glycoside hydrolase family 88/105 protein, with the protein MHDFRRFGPQVLPFLRHYLGGWDFFKPTWNYEDGCIFKGCLDLADATGRSEFSDFVHDKVGARVDEEGVIEGFDPAEYNIDNVKPAKVFFPLHDRTGEERFRRAIETQIDQLRTHPRTKSGNYWHKQIYPWQVWLDGLYMAQPLVTAQAMATGDRDAWEDVVHQFIQVRDHMRDPRTGLYYHGWDESRQERWADPQTGVSACFWGRAMGWFMMAMVDCIELATPFDGPGRAALIAMFQDAAIALMAVRSARGLWWQVLDRGGDEGNYEETSASLMIAYSLMAGCRLGLLPADHGRAGEAALRTVIRDFLTETDLDGICGVAGLGNDPYRDGSYAYYLSEPVVPNDPKGVGALMMALAEAMRR; encoded by the coding sequence ATGCATGATTTCCGCCGTTTCGGACCGCAGGTCCTGCCCTTCCTGCGCCATTACCTGGGGGGCTGGGATTTTTTCAAGCCGACCTGGAATTACGAAGATGGCTGCATCTTCAAGGGTTGCCTGGATCTGGCCGACGCCACAGGGCGGTCTGAATTTTCCGACTTCGTCCATGACAAGGTGGGCGCACGGGTTGATGAAGAAGGTGTGATTGAGGGCTTTGATCCGGCCGAGTACAATATCGACAATGTGAAGCCCGCGAAGGTATTCTTCCCGCTTCATGACCGCACGGGCGAGGAACGATTCCGCCGCGCCATCGAAACGCAGATCGACCAGTTACGCACCCATCCGCGTACGAAATCCGGCAATTACTGGCATAAGCAGATCTATCCCTGGCAGGTCTGGCTGGACGGGCTGTACATGGCGCAGCCGCTGGTCACGGCCCAGGCCATGGCGACCGGTGACCGCGATGCCTGGGAGGATGTGGTTCACCAGTTCATCCAGGTGCGCGATCATATGCGCGATCCCCGCACCGGGCTGTACTACCATGGCTGGGACGAAAGCCGGCAGGAACGCTGGGCCGATCCGCAGACGGGCGTGTCGGCCTGTTTCTGGGGCCGGGCCATGGGCTGGTTCATGATGGCCATGGTGGATTGCATCGAACTGGCCACCCCGTTCGACGGACCGGGCCGCGCTGCCCTGATCGCCATGTTCCAGGACGCGGCCATCGCCCTGATGGCGGTGCGCAGTGCGCGGGGCCTGTGGTGGCAGGTGCTGGACCGGGGCGGGGATGAGGGCAATTACGAGGAGACCTCCGCCAGCCTGATGATCGCCTATTCCCTGATGGCCGGATGCCGCCTGGGTCTGCTTCCAGCCGATCATGGACGGGCAGGGGAGGCGGCGCTGCGGACTGTCATCCGCGACTTCCTGACCGAGACGGACCTGGACGGCATCTGCGGCGTCGCCGGCCTGGGCAATGATCCCTATCGTGACGGCAGCTACGCGTATTACCTGTCGGAGCCGGTGGTGCCCAACGACCCCAAGGGCGTTGGTGCGCTGATGATGGCGTTGGCCGAGGCGATGCGACGATAG
- a CDS encoding ABC transporter substrate-binding protein translates to MAIGRRQFLAAAMLAVPAVRAQEGVHLRMSWWGGNDVHRAQLRALEAFEARYPGIKVTAEYTGWVGHLERLTTQIAGGTAPDVMMVNWNWLKLFSRDGEGFLDLAQVADIIDLSQFDHDAIAMSSVRGRLNGLPPNMTARLFWFNKTTFTKAGLPIPDSWEALLAAGPLFRDRLGPDHYPLDMNFQDTVALLYSWISQKTQLPFIDEEARRLTADRDLLVAAAKLYQRLVDQHVVPSARERASFGHVQLQETRPWITGRYAGIYQWTSSVGKYVETLEPGQKMVLAPYPMLEGAADPGLLYKPAMMYAINRHTQHPREAALLLQFLLNDPEGVRILGARRGVPASAAARRTLEEDGQLTGLALEGQRQIESLPRGIVLSGYYEHARVRDGFNDILEKLGYGMLTPEEAGHAMEREINGILKRVIR, encoded by the coding sequence TTGGCCATCGGGCGGCGGCAATTCCTGGCGGCGGCCATGCTGGCGGTGCCGGCGGTGCGGGCGCAGGAAGGGGTGCATTTGCGCATGTCCTGGTGGGGCGGCAATGATGTCCACCGCGCCCAGTTGCGCGCCCTGGAGGCGTTCGAAGCCCGCTATCCCGGCATCAAGGTGACGGCGGAATATACGGGCTGGGTCGGTCATCTGGAACGGCTGACCACCCAGATTGCTGGCGGCACCGCCCCCGACGTGATGATGGTCAATTGGAACTGGCTGAAGCTGTTCTCCCGCGATGGGGAAGGGTTCCTGGACCTGGCCCAGGTGGCCGATATTATCGACCTCAGCCAGTTTGACCATGATGCCATAGCCATGTCGTCCGTACGCGGGCGGCTGAACGGCCTGCCGCCCAACATGACGGCGCGGCTGTTCTGGTTCAACAAGACCACCTTCACCAAGGCGGGCCTGCCCATCCCCGACAGCTGGGAGGCGCTGCTGGCCGCTGGGCCCTTGTTCCGTGACCGGCTGGGTCCTGACCACTACCCGCTGGACATGAATTTTCAGGATACGGTGGCCCTGCTCTATAGCTGGATCAGCCAGAAAACCCAGTTGCCATTCATTGATGAGGAGGCAAGGCGACTGACCGCGGACCGCGACCTGCTGGTGGCGGCGGCAAAACTCTATCAGCGGCTGGTGGATCAGCATGTAGTGCCATCTGCTCGCGAACGGGCCAGCTTTGGGCATGTGCAGTTACAGGAGACGCGGCCCTGGATCACGGGCCGCTATGCCGGCATCTATCAATGGACCAGCTCTGTCGGCAAATATGTGGAGACGCTGGAACCGGGCCAGAAAATGGTCCTGGCCCCCTATCCCATGCTGGAGGGGGCCGCCGATCCGGGCCTGCTCTATAAACCCGCCATGATGTACGCCATCAACCGGCATACGCAGCACCCGCGCGAGGCAGCCCTGCTGCTGCAATTCTTGCTGAACGATCCGGAGGGGGTGCGTATCCTGGGTGCGCGGCGCGGGGTGCCGGCCAGTGCGGCGGCTCGTCGTACGCTTGAGGAAGACGGTCAATTGACGGGTTTGGCTCTGGAAGGGCAGCGGCAGATCGAAAGCCTGCCGCGCGGCATTGTCCTGTCGGGATATTATGAGCATGCCCGCGTGCGCGACGGCTTCAACGACATATTGGAGAAACTGGGCTATGGCATGCTGACCCCGGAAGAGGCCGGGCACGCCATGGAGCGTGAGATCAACGGCATTCTGAAACGGGTGATACGATAG
- the bla gene encoding class A beta-lactamase, translating into MREAMAALERARGGRLGVTLLDTKTGAAMNWRGDERFAMCSTFKFLLAGYILSRVDTGQERLDRLVTFGKHELVMWSPMTEPHVDKGMSIADLCQAIMIQSDNTGANVLMRESGGPAALTAFLRATGDGVTRVDRIEPEMNVVGPGDVRDTTTPVSMLGLMRSLLLGDVLKPASRQLLIDWLIDNRTGKDRLRAGLPAGWRIGDKTGTYEAFNNDIAILWPPAGGPLLLTSYYANPTADKAVRNIVHAEVAAIVAKAYGTV; encoded by the coding sequence ATGAGGGAAGCTATGGCTGCGCTGGAGCGGGCGCGGGGCGGACGACTGGGCGTGACCCTGCTGGACACCAAAACGGGGGCCGCCATGAACTGGCGCGGGGATGAGCGGTTCGCCATGTGCAGCACGTTCAAGTTCCTGCTGGCCGGTTACATCCTGTCGCGTGTCGATACGGGGCAAGAGCGGCTGGATCGGTTGGTCACGTTCGGTAAGCATGAACTGGTGATGTGGTCGCCCATGACCGAACCGCATGTGGACAAGGGGATGAGCATTGCCGACCTGTGCCAGGCCATCATGATCCAGTCCGACAATACGGGTGCCAATGTCCTGATGCGTGAAAGCGGTGGGCCAGCAGCGCTGACGGCCTTCCTGCGCGCGACGGGCGATGGCGTGACGCGGGTGGACCGGATTGAGCCGGAGATGAATGTCGTGGGGCCGGGCGATGTGCGCGATACGACCACACCGGTCTCCATGCTGGGCCTGATGCGGTCGCTGCTGCTGGGCGATGTGCTGAAACCTGCGTCGCGGCAGTTGCTGATCGATTGGCTGATCGACAACCGCACGGGCAAGGATCGGCTGCGCGCCGGTCTGCCGGCGGGATGGCGCATCGGGGACAAGACCGGGACTTATGAAGCCTTCAATAATGACATCGCGATCCTGTGGCCGCCGGCCGGCGGGCCGTTGTTGCTGACCAGCTATTACGCCAATCCCACGGCGGACAAGGCCGTCCGAAACATTGTCCATGCCGAAGTCGCGGCCATTGTGGCAAAGGCCTACGGAACCGTCTGA
- a CDS encoding LysR family transcriptional regulator gives MTRPHLPLNALRAFEASARHLSFTKAAIELCVTQAAVSHQVKGLEARLGATLFRRLPRGLVLTDEGMALLPGVRDSFDQIARLLHRFDGGPVTELLSVGVVGTFAAGWLLPRIDGFLADHPFIDLRLSTNNNRVDIQAEGLDAAIRFGDGAWHGMEAQPLFTAPMSPLCIPAIAARLQSPTDLAGERLLRSYRSDEWPNWFTAADAACPPLRGPVFDSSWIMVEAALQGHGVAIAPVMMFAKEIAAGRLIQPFTPTITTGRYWLTWPKSRLPGPALKAFSAWLAGAV, from the coding sequence ATGACCCGCCCGCACCTGCCCCTGAACGCATTGCGCGCCTTTGAGGCATCGGCCCGGCATCTGTCCTTCACTAAGGCCGCCATCGAGCTGTGCGTGACGCAGGCCGCCGTCAGCCATCAGGTGAAGGGGCTGGAGGCGCGGCTGGGCGCCACCCTGTTCCGCCGCCTGCCGCGCGGTCTGGTGCTGACGGATGAGGGCATGGCCCTGCTACCGGGCGTGCGTGATAGTTTCGATCAGATCGCCCGGCTGCTGCACCGGTTTGATGGTGGACCCGTTACGGAATTGCTGTCGGTTGGCGTGGTCGGCACCTTTGCCGCCGGCTGGCTGCTGCCACGCATTGACGGGTTCCTGGCCGACCATCCCTTCATCGATCTGCGCCTGTCCACCAACAATAACCGCGTCGATATCCAGGCCGAAGGTCTGGACGCTGCCATCCGCTTCGGTGACGGCGCCTGGCACGGGATGGAGGCGCAGCCCCTGTTCACGGCGCCGATGTCCCCCCTCTGCATCCCCGCCATCGCCGCCCGTCTGCAAAGCCCTACCGATCTGGCAGGGGAACGGCTGCTGCGGTCCTACCGGTCGGATGAATGGCCCAACTGGTTCACCGCCGCCGACGCCGCCTGCCCACCCCTGCGCGGCCCCGTCTTCGACAGTTCCTGGATCATGGTGGAGGCGGCGTTACAGGGCCATGGCGTGGCCATCGCACCCGTGATGATGTTTGCAAAGGAGATCGCGGCTGGCCGTCTGATCCAGCCCTTCACCCCCACCATCACCACCGGTCGCTACTGGCTGACCTGGCCCAAATCCCGCCTGCCCGGCCCCGCCCTGAAGGCTTTCTCAGCGTGGCTGGCGGGGGCTGTCTGA
- a CDS encoding Fe2+-dependent dioxygenase codes for MMISIPDVLTPEQVRQCRAALDAADWVDGKVTAGFQSGKVKENSQLPEGHPVAQQLGQVILDALSKSLLFMSAALPARVFPPLFNRYAGGQHFGPHVDNAIRQAPFGGPRIRTDLSCTLFFSDPDEYEGGELVVEDLYGHHAVKLPAGHMVLYPSSSLHHVRPVTAGARVASFFWLQSMIRDDGERRTLFDMDMAILALNKDMPDHPGILSLTNTYHNLLRRWAEV; via the coding sequence ATGATGATCAGCATTCCCGACGTTTTGACCCCGGAGCAGGTGCGGCAGTGCCGCGCGGCGCTCGATGCCGCCGACTGGGTCGATGGCAAGGTCACGGCGGGGTTCCAGTCGGGCAAGGTGAAGGAGAACAGCCAGCTGCCGGAAGGCCACCCGGTGGCGCAGCAGTTGGGGCAGGTGATCCTGGATGCCCTGTCAAAGAGCCTGCTGTTCATGTCGGCGGCGCTGCCAGCGCGGGTGTTCCCGCCGCTGTTCAACCGCTATGCCGGGGGACAGCATTTCGGCCCCCATGTCGATAATGCCATCCGGCAAGCCCCGTTCGGCGGCCCCCGCATTCGCACCGATCTGTCCTGCACCCTGTTCTTCAGCGATCCGGATGAATATGAGGGCGGGGAGCTGGTGGTGGAGGACCTTTATGGTCACCACGCCGTCAAACTGCCCGCCGGCCATATGGTGTTGTATCCCAGTTCCAGCCTGCACCATGTCCGGCCCGTGACGGCAGGCGCACGCGTCGCGTCCTTCTTCTGGCTGCAAAGCATGATCCGCGATGATGGCGAGCGGCGGACCCTGTTCGACATGGACATGGCCATCCTGGCGCTGAACAAGGATATGCCTGACCATCCAGGCATCCTGTCGCTGACCAACACCTATCACAATCTCCTGCGCCGCTGGGCGGAGGTGTGA
- a CDS encoding TonB-dependent receptor has translation MDEKMNSQVARGRMALMAALSVGVAASAAPALAQQTTTPATKEGEKKTVILPTLGVEGQAAAPANKPEVVASPKYTAPLRETPQTITVIPSTVIKEQNLLNLRDILSNVPGITFAAGEGGVGGSDSITMRGYSATSDIAVDGVRDSGAYIRSDSFNLEQVEVTNGANSVYSGSGSVGGTINLVSKTAKDDSFTQASAGIGTDNYYRATVDANQKLDDNTALRINGMWHRNDVPGRDVEEFKRWGFAPSLTLGLRSDTQVSFSYFHQEDNNIPQYGVPYALNAYSNGILPGADGEAYYGYRNIDTQESTVNSGTVKIDHRFNDSLSVSNLSRWQKVDAFVTTSYLQGTWCLSSGINAYTGAACTTRGLFTPNTNRGITRDASTTMLYNQTDLKAKVVTGGITHDLVLGASISSENFDQKSGNRLRNADGTVPTASFTPITIANPENVWNGPVNFTVTADADSELENQALYLFDRMQLNDQFELNGGVRWEHNKGSYQTTSFAYATTGVTTTAAPVARNEENLFSWRAGAVYKPLPNGSVYVAIGNSKTPSQSAVNGSCTATGTGTTCNVDPETAKNYEIGTKWDLLDARLALTAALFRNERTNYKVTSNDPAVPDQQLDGKSRVDGVALGVAGMVTEGWNVFANYTYLDSEVLQGVSDFCLANPTVAACATALAGNNGRKGAPLTSTPKHAFSLWTTYDLPIGVQVGYGATYQGKIYPSNSTTLMNAVPSYWVHRASASYFVNDQVELRLNVNNLFDKTYYTRVRNVAASGWATPGEARNAMLTVNYSF, from the coding sequence ATGGACGAGAAGATGAATTCCCAGGTGGCGCGAGGCCGTATGGCCCTGATGGCGGCCCTGTCCGTTGGTGTGGCGGCCTCTGCCGCCCCGGCGCTTGCCCAGCAGACGACGACGCCCGCCACCAAGGAAGGCGAGAAGAAGACCGTCATTCTGCCGACCCTGGGGGTGGAAGGTCAGGCGGCGGCACCTGCCAACAAGCCGGAAGTGGTTGCGTCACCGAAATACACGGCCCCACTGCGGGAGACACCGCAGACTATCACTGTTATTCCCAGCACGGTGATCAAGGAACAGAACCTGCTGAACCTGCGTGACATCCTGTCCAATGTGCCCGGCATCACCTTTGCCGCCGGTGAGGGCGGGGTCGGCGGTTCCGATAGCATCACCATGCGCGGGTATAGCGCCACCAGCGACATCGCTGTGGACGGCGTGCGTGACAGCGGTGCTTATATCCGTTCCGACAGCTTCAATCTGGAACAGGTCGAGGTTACGAACGGCGCCAATTCCGTCTACTCGGGTTCCGGCTCCGTCGGCGGCACCATCAATCTGGTGTCCAAGACCGCCAAGGACGATAGCTTCACCCAGGCCAGTGCCGGGATCGGTACTGACAATTACTATCGCGCCACCGTCGATGCGAACCAGAAGCTGGACGATAATACCGCGCTGCGCATCAATGGCATGTGGCACCGCAATGATGTGCCGGGCCGCGATGTGGAGGAATTCAAGCGCTGGGGCTTCGCGCCGTCGCTGACCCTGGGTCTGCGCAGCGACACGCAGGTCTCGTTCAGCTATTTCCATCAGGAAGACAACAACATTCCGCAATATGGCGTGCCCTACGCCCTGAACGCCTATTCCAACGGCATCCTGCCGGGGGCCGATGGCGAGGCCTATTACGGCTATCGCAACATCGACACCCAGGAGAGCACGGTCAACAGCGGTACCGTGAAGATCGACCATCGTTTCAACGACAGCCTGTCGGTCAGCAACCTGTCGCGCTGGCAGAAGGTGGATGCGTTTGTCACCACCTCCTATCTGCAAGGCACCTGGTGCCTGTCCAGCGGCATCAACGCCTATACGGGTGCGGCCTGCACCACGCGCGGCCTGTTCACGCCCAACACCAACCGCGGCATCACCCGCGATGCCAGCACCACTATGCTGTATAACCAGACCGACCTGAAGGCGAAGGTCGTGACGGGCGGCATCACGCATGATCTGGTGCTGGGTGCCTCCATCTCGTCGGAGAATTTTGACCAGAAGTCGGGCAACCGCCTGCGCAATGCCGATGGCACGGTACCCACTGCCAGCTTCACGCCCATCACCATCGCCAATCCGGAGAATGTCTGGAACGGTCCGGTGAATTTCACCGTCACTGCCGACGCCGACAGCGAACTGGAGAATCAGGCGCTGTACCTGTTCGACCGCATGCAGCTGAACGATCAGTTCGAACTGAATGGCGGCGTGCGGTGGGAGCACAATAAGGGCAGCTACCAGACCACCAGTTTCGCCTATGCCACCACCGGCGTCACGACAACGGCGGCCCCCGTGGCCCGCAATGAGGAGAACCTGTTCTCCTGGCGCGCCGGTGCCGTTTACAAGCCTCTGCCCAATGGAAGCGTCTATGTCGCCATCGGCAATTCCAAGACCCCGTCGCAGAGTGCGGTCAATGGCTCCTGCACGGCAACCGGTACCGGCACCACCTGCAATGTCGATCCGGAAACCGCCAAGAATTATGAGATCGGGACCAAGTGGGACCTGCTGGACGCCCGTCTGGCTCTGACCGCTGCCCTGTTCCGCAATGAGCGCACCAATTACAAGGTCACCTCCAACGACCCGGCGGTGCCGGATCAGCAGTTGGACGGCAAGTCCCGCGTGGATGGTGTGGCCTTGGGTGTGGCCGGCATGGTGACCGAAGGCTGGAACGTCTTCGCCAACTATACCTATCTGGACAGCGAGGTTCTGCAGGGCGTGTCCGACTTCTGTCTGGCCAACCCGACGGTCGCCGCCTGCGCCACGGCGCTGGCCGGTAATAACGGCCGCAAGGGCGCGCCGCTGACCAGCACGCCCAAGCATGCCTTCAGCCTGTGGACCACCTATGACCTGCCCATTGGCGTGCAGGTCGGCTATGGCGCCACCTATCAGGGCAAGATCTATCCCAGCAATTCCACGACCCTGATGAACGCGGTTCCCAGCTACTGGGTCCATCGCGCCTCGGCGTCCTATTTCGTCAATGATCAGGTCGAACTGCGCCTGAACGTCAACAACCTGTTCGACAAGACCTATTACACCCGCGTCCGCAATGTTGCGGCCAGCGGCTGGGCCACGCCGGGCGAGGCGCGCAACGCCATGCTGACGGTGAATTACAGCTTCTGA
- a CDS encoding UDP-glucuronic acid decarboxylase family protein translates to MKRARKRVLVAGGAGFLGSHLCERLLNDGHEVLCVDNFFTGSRENIRHLIPNPYFEVMRHDVTFPLFVEVDEIYNLACPASPIHYQFNPVQTTKTSVHGAINMLGLAKRTKAKIFQASTSEVYGDPTVHPQTEDYRGNVNPIGPRACYDEGKRCAETLFFDYHRQNGVNIRVARIFNTYGPRMHPNDGRVVSNFIVQALQGNPITIYGEGTQTRSFCYVDDLIEGFIRLMAAPDEVTGPINIGNPGEYTIRQLAENVVRLTGAKSEFVWKPLPQDDPLQRCPDITKAKTLLNWQPTIHLEEGLTRTIAYFADQLGVSLA, encoded by the coding sequence ATGAAACGCGCACGCAAGCGGGTATTGGTGGCTGGTGGTGCCGGTTTCCTGGGTTCACACCTGTGCGAACGACTGCTGAATGACGGACACGAGGTGCTGTGCGTCGATAATTTCTTCACCGGCTCGCGGGAGAATATCCGGCACCTGATCCCAAACCCCTATTTTGAGGTGATGCGCCACGACGTCACCTTCCCGCTCTTTGTAGAGGTGGATGAGATCTACAATCTCGCCTGCCCCGCATCGCCCATCCATTATCAGTTCAACCCAGTGCAGACGACGAAGACCTCTGTCCATGGGGCCATCAACATGCTGGGACTGGCCAAGCGAACCAAGGCCAAAATATTCCAGGCCAGCACGTCGGAGGTTTACGGCGACCCGACAGTGCACCCGCAGACCGAGGATTATCGCGGCAACGTGAACCCAATCGGGCCCCGCGCCTGCTATGACGAGGGAAAGCGCTGCGCGGAAACCCTGTTCTTCGACTATCATCGCCAGAATGGCGTCAATATCCGCGTGGCCCGCATCTTCAACACCTATGGCCCACGCATGCACCCCAATGACGGGCGCGTGGTGTCGAACTTCATCGTGCAGGCCCTGCAGGGCAATCCGATCACCATCTATGGCGAGGGCACCCAGACCCGGTCGTTCTGCTATGTCGATGATCTGATCGAGGGTTTCATCCGTCTGATGGCCGCCCCGGATGAGGTGACCGGCCCCATCAATATCGGCAATCCCGGCGAATACACGATCCGTCAGCTGGCGGAGAATGTAGTGCGGTTAACGGGCGCCAAATCGGAGTTCGTCTGGAAACCCCTGCCGCAGGACGACCCGCTGCAGCGCTGCCCCGACATCACCAAGGCCAAAACCCTCCTAAACTGGCAGCCGACCATCCATCTGGAGGAAGGCTTGACGCGCACCATCGCCTATTTCGCCGATCAACTGGGCGTGTCCCTGGCCTGA
- a CDS encoding tetratricopeptide repeat protein: protein MTAPSAVDLLIADLRGAPPGLSPVDPATRSRWRHLLSGLPAIEAMAAVAQADPMPNRHWAADMLHEWLVSPGNGGVDSAPIWFNLGVELAARGDSGSAATAYTNALLLQPSLWQATINLAGIREAAGDTQTALATINTALQDDEARTKLLNQRGRLLEKLSRLDEAETTYYRSLLTKPDQHYVVQHWAFVRQNMCAWPLFGPGIPGLTVEQLRDQCGGLATLALADNVAEQRRTVQSWLDRRPVPVTQPLAPATGYAHRRLRIGYMSSDFCRHAMTFLVAELLERHDRDRFEIYGYCSSPDDGSDMRARVLAALDHCRLVRDKDHETVARQIRADEIDILIDLNGITVGERLDVLRWKPAPVQMTYLGFIGPVPIPELDYILTDEYAIPPSIADQYWPRPLYLPGVYQANDGRPVPMADISRADEGLPQDRFIFCCFCGSYKISEAMFALWMRILARTRDSVLWLLEDNRWVVGNLRAQAVRHGIDPDRLIFSPRAMPDRYRARMALADLFLDTTPYNAGTVASDALRAGLPILTLSRETFASRMAGALLRAMDLPELITTKDDDYVDRAVALYNTPDLYRAIRSRTTPEHWQATLGDTHTFTRGFEATLDRVAIRAD, encoded by the coding sequence ATGACGGCACCCTCAGCTGTCGATCTCCTGATCGCCGATCTGCGGGGTGCGCCGCCGGGCCTGTCACCGGTTGATCCGGCAACGCGCAGCCGCTGGCGTCATCTGTTGTCGGGCTTGCCGGCGATTGAGGCGATGGCCGCTGTTGCGCAGGCTGACCCCATGCCCAACCGGCATTGGGCCGCCGACATGCTGCATGAATGGCTCGTTTCACCAGGAAATGGCGGTGTCGACAGCGCGCCCATCTGGTTCAATCTCGGCGTCGAACTGGCCGCACGGGGGGATTCCGGCTCGGCAGCAACCGCTTACACCAACGCCCTTCTGTTGCAGCCGTCCTTGTGGCAGGCCACCATTAACCTTGCGGGCATCCGCGAGGCGGCGGGCGATACGCAAACAGCCCTGGCGACGATTAACACCGCGTTGCAGGATGACGAAGCGCGAACCAAGCTGCTGAACCAGCGGGGCCGGCTGCTGGAGAAGCTGTCCCGCCTGGATGAGGCGGAAACGACTTATTATCGCAGCCTGCTGACTAAACCCGATCAGCATTATGTGGTCCAGCATTGGGCCTTCGTCCGGCAGAACATGTGCGCCTGGCCTCTGTTTGGACCGGGCATACCTGGCTTGACGGTTGAACAGCTGCGCGACCAGTGCGGCGGGCTTGCCACGCTGGCATTGGCCGACAATGTGGCCGAACAGCGGCGGACGGTGCAATCCTGGCTGGACCGCCGACCGGTGCCCGTGACGCAGCCCTTGGCACCTGCCACCGGCTATGCCCATCGCCGGCTGCGTATCGGCTATATGTCGTCGGATTTCTGCCGCCATGCCATGACTTTCCTGGTGGCCGAACTGTTGGAACGGCACGACCGTGACCGGTTCGAGATCTATGGTTATTGCTCCAGCCCGGATGATGGCAGCGACATGCGGGCTCGCGTGCTGGCGGCCCTGGATCATTGCCGCCTTGTCCGCGACAAGGATCATGAAACGGTCGCCCGCCAGATCCGGGCCGATGAGATCGATATCCTGATCGACCTCAACGGTATTACTGTGGGCGAACGGCTGGACGTGCTGCGCTGGAAACCGGCGCCAGTACAGATGACCTATCTCGGCTTCATCGGACCGGTACCGATCCCAGAGCTGGATTACATTCTGACCGACGAATATGCGATTCCGCCTTCCATCGCGGATCAATATTGGCCCCGACCGCTCTATCTCCCCGGCGTCTATCAGGCCAATGATGGCCGGCCCGTGCCGATGGCCGATATCAGCCGTGCGGATGAAGGACTGCCGCAGGACCGGTTCATCTTCTGCTGCTTCTGCGGCTCCTACAAGATATCCGAAGCCATGTTCGCCCTGTGGATGCGCATCCTGGCCCGCACACGCGACAGCGTCCTCTGGCTGCTGGAGGATAATCGCTGGGTGGTGGGCAATCTGCGGGCACAGGCGGTACGGCACGGGATCGATCCCGACCGGCTGATCTTCTCCCCCCGTGCCATGCCCGACCGTTACCGCGCCCGCATGGCGCTGGCCGACCTGTTCCTGGATACGACCCCTTATAATGCCGGCACTGTGGCCAGCGACGCGCTGCGTGCTGGCCTGCCGATCCTGACCCTGTCACGGGAAACCTTCGCCAGCCGGATGGCTGGCGCCCTGTTGCGGGCCATGGACCTGCCGGAACTCATCACCACTAAAGATGATGATTACGTCGACCGGGCCGTGGCACTGTACAACACACCGGACCTTTACCGGGCGATCCGCAGCCGGACCACGCCCGAACACTGGCAGGCCACCTTGGGCGACACGCATACATTCACGCGCGGATTTGAGGCGACGCTGGACCGCGTCGCCATCCGCGCGGACTGA